The bacterium genomic sequence GGTATTTAATTCTTCATCATCTTTTTTGTACTTTATCTTCATAGATATTTTCTTGGGTCTGTTATTTTTCCTTCAATTACACTTGCAGCAACTGTTGCAGGTGAAGATAGGTAAATAAATGCATTTTGGTTGCCCATTCTTCCTTTAAAATTTCTATTAGCAGTTGAAATAACATTTTCATTATCAGAAGGGACACCTTGATGAGTTCCCACACATGGGCCACAACCAGGATTGGTAATAATTGCACCTGCTTCAAGTAATGCATCTATATACCCATTTTTCAAACACTCTAAATAAATTTTTCTTGAACCAGGAGTACATATTAATCTAACACCTTTTTTGACTTTCTTCCCTTTAAGAATTTTTGAAGCAATTTCAAAATCACTGGTTCTTCCATTTGTACATGTTCCTATAAAACCCTGATGTATTTCTATTCCTTCAACCTCATTTATATCTGAAACATTATCAACAGTATGTGGTTTTGCAACTTGAGGGGGAAGTTCTGAAACATCAAAATTATATATTTTTTCATAATTTGCATCATTATCTGGAAAAACAGGACTGTAATTTTCAATTTTTCTTTCTTTTAAAAATTCCTTTGTTTTGTCATCAAATTCCATAATTCCACATTTTGCTCCAATTTCAGTTGTCAAATTACATATTGTAAATCTCCCATCCATAGATAAATTTTCAATTGTCTCTCCTTTAATTTCAACTGATTTATAAATTGCTCCTCTTGCTGTTAATTGTCTTACCATAAAAAGGGCAATATCTTTTGCAAAAACTCCATCCTGTAAATTTCCATTAAACACAATTTTTATTGTTTCAGGAACTCTTAACCATAAATATCCTGTATAAAGTGCAATTGCAAGGTCTGTTGAACCAACTCCAATTCCAGCAGAATTTAATGCCCCATATGTAGGAGTATGACTATCAGCACCAAAAACAAGAGAGCCACACTTAACAAGTCCGGTTTCAGGAAGTAATACATGACAGACACCTTCACCAACCTCAAAAATCCTTATATTATACTCCTTTGCAAAGTCCCTCATTAGTTTATGTAAAGCAGAAACTCCCTGACTTGGACTTGGACTATTATGGTCAAGAACAAAAACACATTTATCAGGGAAAGGGATTTTTTTTTCAGAAAATTGTTCAAAAGAATTTATAACGAGGGGAGTTGTTCCATCCTGGGACATTAAGAGGTCATATTCTACAATAGAAATATCTCCGCTTTTAACATTTTTACCTGAATGATTTGATATGATTTTTTCAATTATTGTTTTTCCCATTTTTTAAATAAAATGTTTTTTTAAAAATTGTATTGTTTTTCTATTACTCCATTGATGTTCACCTTCAAAAAAATCATTTTCTAAATTTTCTTCTTCT encodes the following:
- a CDS encoding 3-isopropylmalate dehydratase large subunit, with protein sequence MGKTIIEKIISNHSGKNVKSGDISIVEYDLLMSQDGTTPLVINSFEQFSEKKIPFPDKCVFVLDHNSPSPSQGVSALHKLMRDFAKEYNIRIFEVGEGVCHVLLPETGLVKCGSLVFGADSHTPTYGALNSAGIGVGSTDLAIALYTGYLWLRVPETIKIVFNGNLQDGVFAKDIALFMVRQLTARGAIYKSVEIKGETIENLSMDGRFTICNLTTEIGAKCGIMEFDDKTKEFLKERKIENYSPVFPDNDANYEKIYNFDVSELPPQVAKPHTVDNVSDINEVEGIEIHQGFIGTCTNGRTSDFEIASKILKGKKVKKGVRLICTPGSRKIYLECLKNGYIDALLEAGAIITNPGCGPCVGTHQGVPSDNENVISTANRNFKGRMGNQNAFIYLSSPATVAASVIEGKITDPRKYL